A window of Conger conger chromosome 13, fConCon1.1, whole genome shotgun sequence contains these coding sequences:
- the six5 gene encoding homeobox protein SIX5: MASFSLEAGVETENSSPESAPESGKLKEENADPDDDSEQLFETFENSALSFSTDQLACLCEALLQAGNVDRLCKFLASIPPTADLLRGNETLLKAQALVAFHRQEFKEMYAILESHYFHPSNHGYLQDLYLQARYKEAERSRGRTLGAVDKYRLRKKFPLPKTIWDGEETVYCFKEKSRNALKECYKSNRYPTPDEKRNLAKVTGLSLTQVSNWFKNRRQRDRTPSGANSKSESDGNHSTEDEASRGGLEDVILTPVAHDNPGCTTASLISLSGAPCSSGGQLLLNGTSGFLTTSHSLLLNGGSLLSGPGGGVIINGLTLSDGHTIPLSPVMGSSPLLLNGAQIIPKLAGGMDLAPEDQAGANQAALPTIVLNPGVNPNAAMSLPLPGDTKPTPSSAGPTVIATVEFISSLAVQDGLAMKPDNDPQTLSPTSAASSCCTSLSTLPSSVLSHASRLSETHALVARSQPGQVVPMPAQNPEVVVFATAGSQLTPSSQICQVVSSSSGPMPQILSLPQVVPSIQGVPVSQLVQHPAGSQASPCPQLVPVSPITAQLPHGSPVPQFQPQTLHIASRLAPVQQLLGSSTPGEGAAGIPQQPQPGLALQLGDQLAPAGTPLSTHMPGTQIIPISSPTQVVPAASQTGQATTAHLVPLSLPQLVPVSSVASASFPQVVPASPSLSFSSAGGAFQILTSTAGPSMAMAQGPFRVNQLQTVGAPAGNAPGVQFLNSAPQLIQFPAGSPAGNLVLTGGPHSQLAGCSPILSIQQGKLVLTIPAGVQFANLPLKPGLEEPSAATSIAPSNGAMPLTPVISLAPAPAPALISSASPALSSASFQTPEVSLGFIGSPALYSSPQPGAPATPASGGASPPTPQPALSPESLLSRSPACSGPLAPAHLPSSAWSPVSLPGGPGLALFDVRGKGDLADEQGLLGLPGSEGLLLGTSPLDGDVGGTPRGMEDPDDVDGDPKILTQLQSVPVDEDLVL; the protein is encoded by the exons ATGGCTTCCTTTTCTTTGGAGGCAGGAGTAGAAACTGAAAACTCCTCGCCAGAGTCGGCTCCCGAATCAGGCAAGTTGAAAGAAGAGAATGCGGACCCCGACGACGATTCAGAGCAGTTGTTTGAAACTTTTGAGAACTCTGCGCTTAGCTTCTCGACCGACCAGTTAGCATGTCTGTGCGAGGCGCTTCTACAGGCGGGCAATGTGGATCGCCTGTGCAAATTCCTCGCCTCCATCCCTCCGACGGCCGACCTGCTACGTGGCAACGAGACCCTATTGAAGGCCCAAGCATTGGTAGCTTTTCACCGGCAGGAATTCAAGGAGATGTACGCAATTTTGGAGAGTCACTACTTCCATCCAAGCAATCACGGGTACCTCCAGGACCTTTACTTGCAGGCGCGCTACAAAGAGGCAGAGAGGTCCCGGGGTCGTACTCTCGGCGCAGTTGACAAGTATCGACTGAGGAAGAAGTTTCCCCTGCCAAAAACAATCTGGGACGGAGAGGAGACCGTGTATTGCTTCAAGGAGAAGTCTCGCAACGCGCTGAAGGAATGCTACAAAAGCAATAGGTACCCGACTCCAGACGAGAAGAGAAACTTGGCGAAAGTCACCGGGCTCTCCCTCACTCAAGTCAGTAACTGGTTCAAGAACCGTCGCCAGAGAGATCGAACCCCGTCTGGTGCCAACAGTAAAAG tgagtCTGATGGCAATCACAGTACAGAGGACGAGGCCAGCAGGGGCGGCCTGGAAGACGTCATATTGACACCTGTCGCCCACGACAACCCTGGCTGCACCACCGCttccctcatctccctctctggcgccccctgcagcTCTGGAGGTCAGCTGCTCCTCAACGGTACCAGTGGTTTCCTCACCACCTCTCACTCCCTGCTTCTGAACGGAGGCTCCCTGCTTTCGGGGCCCGGAGGGGGGGTCATCATCAATGGCCTTACCCTGAGCGATGGGCACACCATCCCCCTGAGCCCCGTAATGGGCAGCTCCCCTCTGCTCCTCAACGGGGCCCAGATCATACCCAAATTAGCCGGCGGCATGGACCTCGCTCCAGAGGACCAGGCCGGAGCCAACCAAGCTGCCCTGCCCACCATTGTCCTGAACCCTGGCGTCAATCCCAACGCTGCCATGTCTCTCCCGCTGCCGGGAGACACCAAGCCGACCCCGAGCAGTGCCGGACCCACGGTCATCGCCACCGTTGAGTTCATCAGCTCCCTGGCTGTGCAGGACGGTCTAGCGATGAAGCCTGACAACGACCCCCAGACCCTGTCCCCCACCTCTGCcgcctcctcctgctgcacctCCCTGTCCACCCTCCCGTCTTCGGTCCTTTCCCACGCCAGCAGGCTGTCTGAAACTCACGCCCTGGTGGCCCGGTCCCAGCCCGGCCAGGTGGTGCCCATGCCCGCCCAGAACCCGGAGGTGGTGGTGTTCGCCACTGCTGGGTCTCAGCTGACCCCCAGTAGTCAGATCTGCCAGGTGGTCTCGTCCTCCTCTGGCCCCATGCCCCAAATCCTGTCTCTGCCCCAGGTGGTCCCCTCCATCCAGGGTGTTCCTGTGTCCCAGCTGGTCCAGCACCCGGCTGGCTCACAGGCCTCCCCGTGCCCTCAGCTGGTGCCCGTGTCCCCCATCACCGCACAGCTCCCCCACGGCTCCCCCGTCCCGCAGTTCCAGCCTCAGACCCTCCACATCGCCTCCCGCCTGGCCCCCGTGCAGCAGCTGCTGGGGTCCTCCACGCCAGGCGAGGGCGCTGCAGGCATTCCCCAGCAGCCGCAGCCAGGGCTGGCCCTCCAGCTGGGTGACCAGCTGGCCCCGGCTGGCACCCCCCTGTCCACCCACATGCCCGGGACCCAGATCATCCCCATCTCCTCCCCAACGCAGGTGGTCCCCGCAGCGTCCCAGACAGGCCAGGCCACCACAGCCCACCTCGTCCCCCTGTCACTGCCCCAGCTGGTGCCCGTGTCCTCCGTGGCCTCTGCCTCCTTCCCCCAGGTGGTGCcggcctctccctccctctctttctcttcggCCGGCGGTGCCTTTCAGATCCTGACCTCGACCGCCGGCCCCAGCATGGCCATGGCCCAGGGGCCATTCAGGGTCAACCAGCTGCAGACCGTGGGGGCCCCTGCTGGCAATGCCCCGGGGGTCCAGTTCCTGAACTCTGCGCCCCAGCTCATTCAGTTTCCTGCAGGCTCCCCGG CGGGTAACCTGGTCCTCACGGGAGGGCCCCATTCTCAGCTTGCTGGATGCAGCCCCATTCTCAGCATCCAGCAAGGCAAGCTGGTCCTGACCATTCCGGCGGGGGTGCAGTTCGCCAACCTGCCCCTCAAGCCTGGTCTGGAGGAGCCCTCCGCCGCCACCAGCATCGCCCCCAGCAACGGGGCCATGCCCCTCACGCCGGTCATCTCCCTGGCGCCCGCCCCTGCCCCGGCCCTCATCTCCTCCGCCTCCCCCGCGCTCTCCTCCGCCTCCTTCCAGACTCCGGAGGTCTCCCTCGGGTTCATCGGCTCGCCCGCGCTCTACTCCAGCCCGCAGCCGGGGGCCCCGGCCACGCCCGCCTCGGGCGGGGCCTCCCCGCCGACGCCGCAGCCGGCCCTCAGCCCCGAGAGCCTCCTGTCCCGCAGCCCCGCCTGCTCGGGCCCCCTGGCCCCGGCGCACCTCCCCTCCTCGGCCTGGAGCCCCGTGTCCCTGCCCGGGGGCCCCGGCCTGGCCCTCTTCGACGTCCGTGGGAAGGGGGACCTGGCGGACGAGCAGGGCCTGCTGGGGCTGCCCGGCAGCGAGGGCCTCCTCCTCGGGACCTCCCCTCTGGACGGGGACGTCGGCGGCACGCCGAGGGGGATGGAGGACCCCGACGACGTGGACGGAGACCCCAAGATCCTCACCCAGCTGCAGTCTGTACCGGTGGACGAGGACTTGGTTCTGTGA
- the tbcb gene encoding tubulin-folding cofactor B yields the protein MDGGVSVITNPTVSVRLTTTLSSFETNRRFNRGITLAEFKSKLEMVVGSPAACMDLQLFSASDKFLQKMEDNEALLGSYPVDDDCRIHVTDRSGAQIGEFNDLSKVEKYEIAEDDYDKRTDSVRSFLKKKKVGHFDEGKMAQRELDKAERDLEEKAAAETIAVGNRCQVLVAGQPTKVGTVMFVGTTDFKPGFWVGVKYDEPLGKNDGSVNGKQYFECQPKYGAFVKPQTVKVGDFPEEDYGLDEM from the exons ATGGACGGAGGTGTGTCAGTAATCACGAACCCTACAGTGTCGGTGCGTTTAACCACCACACTCAGTTCGTTCGAAACGAATCGTCGGTTCAACCGAGGCATAACTCTCGCTGAGTTTAAG AGCAAGCTGGAGATGGTGGTGGGGTCCCCAGCCGCCTGCATGGACCTGCAGCTCTTCAGTGCTTCAGACAAATTCCTGCAAAAGATGGAGGACAACGAGGCCCTGCTGGGGTCCTACCCCGTGGACGATGACTGCAGGATACAC GTGACTGACCGAAGTGGAGCTCAGATCGGCGAGTTCAACGACCTGTCGAAGGTGGAGAAGTACGAGATCGCCGAGGACGACTACGACAAAAGAACAG ACTCGGTGCGCTCCttcctgaagaagaagaaggtgggTCACTTCGACGAGGGGAAGATGGCGCAGCGGGAGCTGGACAAGGCCGAGCGTGACCTGGAGGAAAAGGCCGCGGCCGAGACCATCGCCGTGGGCAACCGTTGCCAAGTGTTGGTGGCCGGCCAGCCCACCAAGGTCGGCACGGTGATGTTTGTCG gCACAACCGATTTCAAACCCGGGTTCTGGGTGGGGGTGAAGTATGACGAGCCTCTGGGGAAGAACGACGGCAG TGTCAACGGGAAGCAGTACTTTGAATGCCAGCCCAAGTACGGCGCTTTTGTGAAGCCGCAGACGGTGAAGGTCGGAGACTTCCCGGAGGAAGACTATGGTTTGGACGAGATGTAG